GCCCGGCATGAAACTACGCGTATTACTGGCGCAGGCACTGTTTTCTGACCCGGATATTATGCTGCTGGATGAGCCAACCAATAACCTCGACATCAACACCATCCGTTGGCTGGAGACCATTCTCAACGAACGCAACTGCACCATGATTATTATCTCGCATGATCGTCACTTTCTGAATAGTGTCTGCACCCACATGGCTGATCTTGACTACGGTGAACTACGCCTGTTCCCAGGCAATTATGATGAGTATATGATTGCAGCCACCCAGGTACGCGAACGTATGCAGGCTAACAACGCCAAGAAAAAGGCACAGATTGCTGAACTACAATCCTTTGTCAGTCGTTTCTCTGCCAATGCATCAAAGGCAAAACAGGCGACCTCGCGCGCCAAACGAATTGAAAAGATCAAATTGGATGATATCAAACCATCCAGTCGCCAAAACCCCTATATTCGTTTTGAACAGGATAAAAAACTCTACCGTCTGGCGGTCGAGGTCACGGATATTGCTAATGGCTACGATGATAAACCCCTGTTTAGAGGCCTTAACATGCCGATCGAAGTCGGTGAACGTGTCGCTATTATTGGCCCTAATGGCATCGGCAAGACCACTCTGCTGCGCACCCTGGTCAATGATCTGCCCACCATAGAAGGCGAGATCAAGTGGTCAGAAAATGCCACTATCGGTTATTTCGCCCAGGATCATGCCGCTGACTTTGAAAATGACATGAACCTGTATGACTGGATGGATCTGTGGAGCCAGGACAATGATGATGAACAAGTCATCCGTGGCACCCTGGGGCGACTGTTGTTTTCGCAGGATGACATCAATAAATCAACCACTATCATCTCCGGTGGTGAGCAGGGTCGCATGTTATTTGGCAAACTAATGCTACAACGACCCAATATCCTGGTTATGGATGAACCCACCAATCACCTGGATATGGAATCTATCGAATCCCTTAACCTCGCCCTGGATAACTACCCCGGCACCCTGATCTTCGTCAGTCATGACCGCGAGTTTGTTTCCTCCCTTGCCACTCGTATCATTGAAATGAGTGCCGATGGCCTGGTCAACTACAGTGGCAGTTATGAGGATTATTTAAAGAGCCAGGAACAGGAGTAAGATGGAAAACGATGCAAGACCTGACCCCATTATACTGACTCGTAACTGGTTGGTGTCGGTGGTGGTGGGTCTCGATCTATGCCCTTTTGCGCGCAAACCGTTACAGGAAGATCGTGTTCAGTTCCAGCTTAGTCATGCACAAGACATGGAAGAAAGCCTGCTGGCGCTGATTGAGGCCTGTAAGCAACTGGATCAGGATGATACCATCGAGACCATCCTACTCATCTACCCGGATCACTGGCAAGACTTTTATCACTATCTGGATCTAGTGGAGATGGCCGACAGCATCCTGGTTGATCAGGGTTATGAAGGCACCTATCAAGTCGCTAGTTTTCATCCCGATTACTGCTTTAATGACGCTGATTTCGATGACGCGTCTAATTATACCAACCGTTCCCCCTACCCCATGCTACATCTGATCCGCGAACAAAGTCTGGAACAAGCGATTGCACACCACCCTGATCCAGAGTCTATCCCGGATAGAAATATTGAACTGACACGCAGTATGGGGTGTGAGAAGATGCAGGCATTGTTAGCGGCATGCAAAAATACACAATAATAATGCGTAGTATCCGTAGGGTGCGCATTGCGCACCAACACATGCAAGAATAATGGTGCGTGGTACGCACCCTACCAGGCGACTCCATGAATAAGCTTATTATCAGTGAAATCAACATCTACCCGGTTAAATCAATGGGGCAGATTAGCCTGCAACAAAGCCAGGTAGAAGGCTATGGTCTGCACCTTGACCGGCGCTGGATGCTGGTTGACTCTGATGGTTTGATGCTGACCCAACGCAAGCTACCTCGCATGGGGCTTATCCAACCCTCATTTCAACAAGAACAACTCATACTGTCAGCCGATGGACAGGATGACATGATTATTCCGCATATCGATAGCAAACAACGAAGCGAAGTACAGGTGTGGAATGATCACTGTCAGGCACTGGACTGCGGTGATCCGGCTGCTCTATGGCTAGGACAATTCCTTGATATCCAATGCAGGCTAGTCTACTTTCCGCAGAATGAACAACGCCAGGTTGATCTCGACTATGCTCAACCGGGTGACCACACAGCCTTTAGTGATGGCTTCCCTTTTCTTTTAATCTCGCAGGCATCACTGGATGGTCTCAATAACCGTCTTGAGACACCCATTGAGATGAAGCGTTTCCGACCCAATATTGTTGTCAGGGGCTGCCAACCTCATGCCGAGGATGACTGGCAGGGAATTGTGATTAACGGGATCGAGTTTCGTATTGTAAAGCCCTGTAGTCGTTGCATCATCCCTAATATTGAACCCGCTACAGCTATCATCCAGAAGGAACCGGCGAATACCCTTGCTGGCTACCGTAAAAAGAACCACAGGATCTTTTTTGGACAAAATATGATTGCACAGCAGCGTGGAAAG
This portion of the Gammaproteobacteria bacterium genome encodes:
- a CDS encoding ABC-F family ATPase, with amino-acid sequence MISTANITMQFGAKPLFENISVKFGNGNRYGLIGANGCGKSTFMKILGDDLVPSSGTVTTDPNERIGKLKQDQFAYEEFTVLDTVIMGHEELWQIKAERDRIYGLPEMSEEDGMKVAELEVEFAELDGYTAESRAGELLLGLDIPLQQHTGPMSAVAPGMKLRVLLAQALFSDPDIMLLDEPTNNLDINTIRWLETILNERNCTMIIISHDRHFLNSVCTHMADLDYGELRLFPGNYDEYMIAATQVRERMQANNAKKKAQIAELQSFVSRFSANASKAKQATSRAKRIEKIKLDDIKPSSRQNPYIRFEQDKKLYRLAVEVTDIANGYDDKPLFRGLNMPIEVGERVAIIGPNGIGKTTLLRTLVNDLPTIEGEIKWSENATIGYFAQDHAADFENDMNLYDWMDLWSQDNDDEQVIRGTLGRLLFSQDDINKSTTIISGGEQGRMLFGKLMLQRPNILVMDEPTNHLDMESIESLNLALDNYPGTLIFVSHDREFVSSLATRIIEMSADGLVNYSGSYEDYLKSQEQE
- a CDS encoding DUF1415 domain-containing protein encodes the protein MENDARPDPIILTRNWLVSVVVGLDLCPFARKPLQEDRVQFQLSHAQDMEESLLALIEACKQLDQDDTIETILLIYPDHWQDFYHYLDLVEMADSILVDQGYEGTYQVASFHPDYCFNDADFDDASNYTNRSPYPMLHLIREQSLEQAIAHHPDPESIPDRNIELTRSMGCEKMQALLAACKNTQ
- a CDS encoding MOSC domain-containing protein; the encoded protein is MNKLIISEINIYPVKSMGQISLQQSQVEGYGLHLDRRWMLVDSDGLMLTQRKLPRMGLIQPSFQQEQLILSADGQDDMIIPHIDSKQRSEVQVWNDHCQALDCGDPAALWLGQFLDIQCRLVYFPQNEQRQVDLDYAQPGDHTAFSDGFPFLLISQASLDGLNNRLETPIEMKRFRPNIVVRGCQPHAEDDWQGIVINGIEFRIVKPCSRCIIPNIEPATAIIQKEPANTLAGYRKKNHRIFFGQNMIAQQRGKITINDNVEILN